The following proteins are encoded in a genomic region of Corallococcus silvisoli:
- a CDS encoding DUF47 domain-containing protein gives MLEKLMPKSDEFFDDFDAQCARTVEGAQLLHDLLSDYRDVPARVQALKDVEHKGDDVTHAAFNRLHQQFITPFDRGQIHSLLSRIDDVLDLTNAAAARLLYYEIDSTRADATELARLLVLSTRKVQEVVAALRLIKKPEQILAGCKEIKHLESQADEVLRAGMGRLFKSGVDTLTIIKWKEIYDLIETATDKCQGVANVIEGVVLEHS, from the coding sequence ATGCTCGAAAAGCTGATGCCGAAGTCGGACGAGTTCTTCGACGACTTCGACGCGCAATGCGCAAGGACCGTCGAGGGAGCCCAGCTCCTGCACGACCTGTTGAGCGACTACCGGGACGTGCCCGCGCGCGTCCAGGCGCTCAAGGACGTGGAGCACAAGGGTGACGACGTCACCCACGCGGCCTTCAACCGGCTCCACCAGCAGTTCATCACCCCCTTCGACCGCGGGCAGATCCACTCGCTGCTGTCGCGCATCGACGACGTGCTGGACCTGACCAACGCGGCGGCGGCGCGCCTGCTGTACTACGAGATCGACAGCACCCGGGCGGACGCCACGGAGCTGGCGCGGCTCCTGGTGCTGTCCACGCGCAAGGTGCAGGAGGTGGTGGCCGCCCTGCGCCTCATCAAGAAGCCGGAGCAGATCCTGGCGGGCTGCAAGGAGATCAAGCACCTGGAGTCGCAGGCGGACGAGGTGCTGCGCGCGGGCATGGGCCGGCTGTTCAAGAGCGGCGTGGACACCCTGACCATCATCAAGTGGAAGGAGATCTACGACCTCATCGAGACGGCGACCGACAAGTGCCAGGGTGTCGCCAACGTCATCGAAGGCGTCGTGCTGGAGCACTCCTGA
- a CDS encoding acyl-CoA desaturase, which produces MTTAPLRFRFSPVIVGYMLVVHALAALAFFLPWPPYALPVALGVYVSIGLGTTVGLHRLLCHRAFACPRWVEYALVTVAMLTAQGSPLLWAANHRLHHAKADMEGDVHSPVRGFWYAHMGWILNEASTEEDGWRTWCRDMAQDGYYHWLLRYRIAPQVLAVLAVGLTFGWRAVPAYFFLPVVCWMQSTYAVNSVCHAAFGSRVHDTRDQSRNVWWVSVLALGEGWHNNHHAFPASARHGWVWWQWDPGWLFIRALQAVGLAWDVRLPSRLRSEAGA; this is translated from the coding sequence ATGACCACCGCTCCGCTCCGCTTCCGGTTCAGTCCCGTCATCGTCGGCTACATGCTCGTGGTGCATGCGCTGGCCGCGCTGGCCTTCTTCCTCCCGTGGCCTCCGTACGCGCTGCCGGTGGCGCTGGGGGTGTACGTGTCCATCGGGCTGGGCACCACGGTGGGGCTGCACCGGCTCCTCTGCCACCGGGCCTTCGCCTGCCCCCGCTGGGTGGAGTACGCGCTGGTGACGGTGGCCATGCTGACGGCCCAGGGCAGCCCGCTGCTGTGGGCCGCCAACCACCGGCTGCATCACGCGAAGGCGGACATGGAGGGCGACGTGCATTCGCCCGTGCGCGGCTTCTGGTACGCGCACATGGGGTGGATCCTCAACGAGGCCTCCACGGAGGAGGACGGCTGGCGCACCTGGTGCCGCGACATGGCGCAGGACGGCTACTACCACTGGCTCCTGCGCTACCGGATCGCGCCGCAGGTGCTGGCGGTGCTCGCGGTGGGGCTGACGTTCGGCTGGCGCGCGGTGCCCGCGTACTTCTTCCTGCCGGTGGTGTGCTGGATGCAGAGCACCTACGCGGTGAACTCCGTGTGCCACGCCGCGTTCGGCTCGCGCGTCCACGACACGCGCGACCAGAGCCGGAACGTGTGGTGGGTGAGCGTCCTCGCGCTGGGCGAGGGCTGGCACAACAACCACCACGCCTTCCCCGCGTCCGCGCGGCATGGCTGGGTGTGGTGGCAGTGGGATCCAGGCTGGCTCTTCATCCGCGCGCTCCAGGCCGTGGGGCTGGCGTGGGACGTGCGCCTGCCGTCCCGGCTCAGGTCAGAAGCTGGGGCTTGA
- a CDS encoding fatty acid desaturase family protein: MTLFRHPEDRIPVLLFTCVFALDVTVFLTASSWWVPVLWFGLGIIPKGWICSWNHHHQHLSMFRHALPNRLLEIIFGFQTGVTSQAWFLHHVLGHHRNYLDQTKDESRWKRDDGTTMGELEYSLSTMLTAYPRAFEVGRQQHPKALRVFIAMGVLQVVLLAGLFWVNPYNALFVFLLPMVASLFVTVWATFFHHVDLNTELHSEASYNILHRGYNLMTGNLGYHTAHHTRHGLHWSKLPELHAQLAREIPAHLYRQPGIPFVWRGSEAKVVLSQHELDAIAAAPAATGEKLAA, translated from the coding sequence ATGACCCTGTTCCGGCATCCCGAAGATCGCATCCCGGTCCTGTTGTTCACGTGCGTGTTCGCGCTCGACGTGACGGTGTTCCTCACGGCGAGCAGCTGGTGGGTGCCGGTGTTGTGGTTCGGCCTGGGCATCATCCCCAAGGGATGGATCTGCTCGTGGAACCACCACCACCAGCACCTGTCGATGTTCCGGCACGCGCTGCCCAACCGCCTCCTGGAGATCATCTTCGGTTTCCAGACGGGCGTGACGTCGCAGGCGTGGTTCCTCCACCACGTGCTGGGTCACCACCGCAACTACCTGGACCAGACGAAGGACGAGTCGCGCTGGAAGCGCGATGACGGCACGACCATGGGCGAGCTGGAGTACTCGCTCAGCACCATGCTGACCGCGTATCCGCGGGCGTTCGAAGTGGGGCGCCAGCAGCACCCCAAGGCGCTGCGGGTGTTCATCGCGATGGGCGTGCTGCAGGTCGTCCTGTTGGCGGGGCTGTTCTGGGTGAACCCCTACAACGCGCTCTTCGTGTTCCTGCTGCCCATGGTGGCGTCGCTGTTCGTCACGGTGTGGGCGACCTTCTTCCACCACGTGGACCTGAACACCGAGCTGCACTCGGAGGCCTCGTACAACATCCTCCACCGCGGCTACAACCTGATGACCGGCAACCTGGGCTACCACACCGCGCATCACACGCGGCACGGGCTGCACTGGTCCAAGCTGCCGGAGCTGCACGCCCAGCTCGCGCGGGAGATCCCCGCGCACCTCTACCGTCAGCCGGGCATCCCGTTCGTCTGGCGCGGCTCCGAAGCGAAGGTGGTGCTCAGCCAGCACGAACTGGACGCCATCGCCGCGGCGCCCGCGGCGACGGGGGAGAAGCTGGCGGCCTGA
- a CDS encoding SLOG cluster 4 domain-containing protein codes for MRRHRRIIGVFGSGAEAHAEWVVPLARWIAEAGFDLLTGAGGGVMSAAAEAFVQVEGRRGAAIGIIPGTVGTDGRYQPRPGYPNTDIEIPIYTHLPLSGEQGTDPMSRNHINVLTPHALVALPGGAGTAAEAVLALRYGKPLILHGPPELFRRFPAEAERTTSLERVTEFLLAATR; via the coding sequence ATGCGCAGACACCGCCGCATCATCGGAGTCTTCGGCTCGGGGGCGGAGGCCCACGCGGAGTGGGTCGTCCCCCTGGCGCGGTGGATCGCCGAGGCGGGCTTCGACCTGCTCACCGGGGCGGGGGGCGGTGTGATGAGCGCGGCCGCGGAGGCCTTCGTCCAGGTGGAGGGGCGGCGGGGGGCGGCCATCGGCATCATCCCCGGCACCGTGGGGACGGACGGCCGCTACCAGCCCCGGCCCGGCTATCCGAACACGGACATCGAAATCCCCATCTACACCCACCTGCCGCTCAGCGGGGAGCAGGGCACGGACCCCATGAGCCGCAACCACATCAACGTGCTGACCCCGCACGCCCTGGTGGCGCTGCCCGGGGGCGCGGGCACCGCGGCGGAGGCCGTGCTGGCGCTGCGCTATGGCAAGCCGCTCATCCTCCATGGGCCACCGGAGCTGTTCCGGCGCTTCCCGGCGGAGGCCGAGCGCACCACCTCCCTGGAGCGGGTGACGGAGTTCCTCCTGGCCGCCACCCGGTAG
- a CDS encoding TenA family transcriptional regulator, which translates to MRNQTIEAALAKNPHREQLIKHRFFEVVDEKAFSREQAEMVLGQWWHPLHYFPNFLGKLLAVCPQIEMKTAVSHILNQEVGEGDPERAHERFFITTMTDAGFTKAGVSEADMAPATRRLLDGYQRSTDNHLTGLGFLYGTEVADLTMVAKLGKLVRRTTGLKSLPWVDIHVKQEPDHVETAGHTMGLEYTDAELATITRGAEEMWQLWVGFFEELRNRVV; encoded by the coding sequence ATGCGGAACCAGACCATCGAGGCGGCGCTCGCGAAGAACCCCCACCGTGAGCAGCTCATCAAGCACCGGTTCTTCGAAGTGGTGGATGAGAAGGCCTTCAGCCGCGAGCAGGCGGAGATGGTGCTGGGCCAGTGGTGGCACCCGCTGCACTACTTCCCCAACTTCCTGGGCAAGCTGCTCGCCGTCTGCCCGCAGATCGAGATGAAGACGGCGGTGTCGCACATCCTCAACCAGGAGGTGGGCGAAGGGGATCCGGAGCGCGCGCACGAGCGCTTCTTCATCACGACGATGACGGACGCGGGCTTCACGAAGGCGGGCGTGTCCGAAGCGGACATGGCGCCCGCCACGCGCCGGCTGCTCGACGGCTACCAGCGCTCCACGGACAACCACCTCACGGGCCTGGGCTTCCTCTACGGCACGGAGGTGGCGGACCTCACCATGGTGGCGAAGCTGGGCAAGCTGGTGCGCCGCACCACGGGCCTCAAGTCCCTGCCCTGGGTGGACATCCACGTGAAGCAGGAGCCGGACCACGTGGAGACGGCCGGCCACACCATGGGGCTCGAGTACACCGACGCGGAGCTGGCCACCATCACCCGGGGCGCGGAGGAGATGTGGCAGCTGTGGGTGGGATTCTTCGAGGAGCTGCGCAACCGCGTCGTCTGA
- a CDS encoding inorganic phosphate transporter: MLLAAVVLIVIVALVFDFINGFHDAANSIATVVSTRVLSPNLAVAWAAFFNFVAAFAGGVHVANTMGKGIINFDMLRAAGPTAVLMVIFSSLIGAISWNLLTWWWGLPSSSSHALAGGMIGATLPVLGFQGLVGSGIARIAAFIVLSPLIGMVLGIGMMVASTWAVRRQTPLRVDTWFRRLQLVSSAIFSFSHGTNDAQKVMGIIAVVLFGTIWRDRPFHIDWWMIISCHAAIAMGTFFGGWRIIRTMGHSLTKLAPIGGFCAETGGGVTIIALAELGIPVSTTHTITGAIVGVGSTRGWRAVKWGTAGRIIWAWVFTIPAAALVSVIVYGITLAIVQMVG, translated from the coding sequence ATGCTGCTCGCCGCGGTCGTCCTCATCGTCATCGTCGCGCTCGTCTTCGACTTCATCAACGGCTTCCACGACGCCGCGAACTCCATCGCCACGGTCGTCTCCACGCGCGTGCTGTCGCCCAACCTCGCGGTGGCCTGGGCGGCGTTCTTCAACTTCGTGGCTGCGTTCGCCGGCGGCGTTCACGTCGCCAACACCATGGGCAAGGGCATCATCAACTTCGACATGCTCCGCGCGGCCGGCCCCACCGCGGTGTTGATGGTCATCTTCTCCTCGCTCATCGGGGCCATCTCCTGGAACCTGCTCACTTGGTGGTGGGGGCTGCCCTCGTCGTCGTCGCACGCGCTGGCGGGCGGGATGATTGGCGCCACGCTGCCGGTGCTGGGCTTCCAGGGCCTGGTGGGCTCCGGCATCGCGCGCATCGCGGCGTTCATCGTGCTGTCGCCGCTCATCGGCATGGTGCTGGGCATCGGGATGATGGTGGCCAGCACGTGGGCGGTGCGCCGTCAGACGCCCCTGCGCGTGGACACCTGGTTCCGCAGGCTCCAGCTGGTGTCGTCCGCCATCTTCTCCTTCAGCCACGGCACCAACGACGCGCAGAAGGTGATGGGCATCATCGCCGTGGTGCTCTTCGGCACCATCTGGCGCGACCGGCCCTTCCACATCGACTGGTGGATGATCATCTCCTGCCACGCCGCCATCGCGATGGGCACCTTCTTCGGCGGCTGGCGCATCATCCGCACCATGGGCCACAGCCTCACGAAGCTGGCGCCCATTGGCGGCTTCTGCGCGGAGACGGGCGGCGGCGTCACCATCATCGCGCTGGCGGAGCTGGGCATCCCCGTGTCCACCACCCACACCATCACCGGCGCCATCGTCGGCGTGGGGTCCACGCGCGGCTGGCGCGCGGTGAAGTGGGGCACCGCGGGACGCATCATCTGGGCGTGGGTGTTCACCATCCCCGCCGCCGCGCTGGTGTCCGTCATCGTCTACGGCATCACGCTGGCCATCGTCCAGATGGTGGGCTGA
- a CDS encoding B12-binding domain-containing radical SAM protein — MRIAIIATYTHPTRLRIKEPSIMQSSVPELIAGLCPEHAQVEIFNEKEADLPLDRHWDLVFFSYLHSYYEHTKVLSTLFRQRGMTTVAGGRHASHFPDDAALYFDAVITGEPESNVPALIADFEKGELKPRYSLPSQGAAAIRPYRYELIDFTHNKVRLPGIEASRGCPFTCNFCVLTGHERYRFRPIPEVIDEIQTRMRWNPNFLGLMDDAFVFLDNNLGGSPKYLRALCEALIPLKKTWGCALTFNVLKDEALVKLMAKAGCRYVYTGLESLNPDSIKAMNKGQNKLSEVDAVIRRVFSAGILLSFGLIVGSDGDTNEYLHRLPEYLADLKYFSVTFLGIVCPYPETPFFRELQADNRLLPGTTSRDYDGYTLCHRPKQLHGSEVVEHFRRLCHTLGSLPNIARHYASKLMMSDLPRYKQTILFSGPEIISIRNPVKNPARRYIAGLDAIEEWDVKQMAALGLKPQLLT, encoded by the coding sequence ATGCGCATCGCCATCATCGCCACGTACACCCATCCGACCCGCCTGCGGATCAAGGAACCCTCCATCATGCAGTCCTCCGTGCCGGAGCTGATCGCCGGCCTGTGCCCGGAGCACGCGCAGGTGGAGATCTTCAACGAGAAGGAGGCCGACCTGCCGTTGGACAGGCACTGGGACCTGGTCTTCTTCTCGTACCTGCACTCGTACTACGAGCACACCAAGGTGCTCTCCACCCTCTTCCGTCAGCGCGGCATGACGACGGTGGCGGGCGGGCGGCACGCCAGCCACTTCCCCGACGACGCGGCCCTCTATTTCGACGCGGTCATCACCGGCGAGCCCGAATCCAACGTGCCCGCGCTCATCGCCGACTTCGAGAAGGGCGAGCTGAAGCCGCGCTACAGCCTGCCGTCGCAGGGCGCCGCGGCCATCCGCCCGTACCGCTACGAGCTCATCGACTTCACGCACAACAAGGTGCGCCTGCCGGGCATCGAGGCGTCGCGAGGCTGCCCCTTCACCTGCAACTTCTGCGTGCTCACCGGCCACGAGCGCTACCGCTTCCGCCCCATCCCCGAGGTCATCGACGAGATCCAGACGCGCATGCGCTGGAACCCGAACTTCCTGGGGCTGATGGATGACGCCTTCGTCTTCCTGGACAACAACCTGGGCGGCTCCCCCAAGTACCTGCGCGCGCTTTGCGAAGCGCTCATCCCCTTGAAGAAGACCTGGGGCTGCGCCCTCACCTTCAACGTGCTCAAGGATGAAGCGCTGGTGAAGCTGATGGCGAAGGCGGGCTGCCGCTACGTCTACACCGGCCTGGAGTCCCTCAACCCGGACTCCATCAAGGCGATGAACAAGGGGCAGAACAAGCTGTCGGAGGTGGACGCCGTCATCCGCCGCGTCTTCTCCGCCGGCATCCTGCTGTCCTTCGGGCTCATCGTCGGCTCGGACGGCGACACCAACGAATACCTGCACCGGCTGCCGGAGTACCTGGCGGACCTGAAGTACTTCTCCGTCACCTTCCTGGGCATCGTGTGCCCGTATCCGGAGACGCCCTTCTTTCGCGAGCTCCAGGCGGACAACCGGCTGCTGCCGGGCACCACCAGCCGCGACTATGACGGCTACACGCTGTGCCACCGGCCCAAGCAGCTCCACGGGTCGGAGGTGGTGGAGCACTTCCGCCGGCTGTGTCACACGCTGGGGAGCCTGCCCAACATCGCGCGGCACTACGCGTCCAAGCTGATGATGAGCGACCTGCCCCGCTACAAGCAGACCATCCTCTTCTCCGGGCCGGAGATCATCAGCATCCGCAACCCGGTGAAGAACCCGGCGCGCCGCTACATCGCGGGCCTGGACGCCATCGAGGAGTGGGACGTGAAGCAGATGGCCGCGCTGGGCCTCAAGCCCCAGCTTCTGACCTGA
- a CDS encoding AAA family ATPase, giving the protein MSSTQPIDPVVAALAPYMPAAILARLGSHEADSLPHAEAVRGAILLLDIAGFTPIVVGLSGAGPRGIDALQRLLTNYYTEMIDVVRDHGGDIYQFAGDSILACFEAAPGEADADVVQRAAVCALGVQRRLARFARLELLGQRFGVSSRIGIGFGESTRIVMGSTGLWMHPALVGEPLAQAVGAEKQATVSEVVLSPRAWDVLPEAARRGEPREGGNHRLALDAPVDSVKRPLPPPTGGAELVGRCALLLHPVLFTKITTAHQEFTGDFRDVTCFFVRFTHATSDHDPGAFTRDLNAYYEFVQRESAHHGGVLLMTDFTDKGNVLYVLFGAPTAQQNKEVLACRLACKLLKARESFPFLDELQIGIATGHAYCGDMGSPTRKGYSALGEVVNMAARLMTHGGRQSGVHLCANTQARSLQGGFATEFVEDAKLKGVSRTVPVYRLLGETRRGLFIKGRGDIIGRSRELNVLHEALNASFTGQGRVCVVSGEAGIGKSRLGARVLEDAEEGGARALYGVCYSYEMFTPFFPWKEVLLQAFGLHDSDDTEAQLTRLRQGLDGLEDVGPEWMPVVAGILGMSLEETSVTAGMDARRKQQKVFQIVFQLLEKLSHAQPLLLFFEDLHWADYISLDLLQHLAARVGSHRIMVLATMRPGDQLKGLRDTPEYCPVDLSSLDDEDTRALLRVHLRLSPPDVALEERLLAKVQGNPFFIESIVEGLAEQGYLGPVEPGASRMEVKRGLQDLLLPDSIQDVVLSRIDLLSETEKLVVKVASVIGRIFTLDAVAALVPSLAGPRLREAMDTLRRLGLTLLEAEEPYTCLFKHIVIRDVAYNTLLVSAREDLHRRLARYLEARASDNLAGSAGLLAFHFLAGNVEDKGLEYTLMAARSARAQYANDDALYHYNRGLELLGTVVPVDPEAMLLKTRRVMQELAETLLQAGHYANAILMFEQCLVDEEEVPQQAELHLGLGRAHQEKGESALATQHLEQSLVLRGRSLPGNLAALGARTLGNLLLRGLATLMPFVLRPLPASRLGNYLQQLSTLNSLIRIYYFADITKLTWATLVSTNMAERSRSDYAMSLASGYYGTLLFGAGLLKRARLHCERALTYALRSRDPVAEGLALSRLGIQAFFANELERAREFQEEAVSTLRQVGERWERQTSLMMQATGEFLHSRFRTAESLYEQMGTIGLELNALMHQGWAHSWAPMCRYLLGEGDVGELCAEMEQGLRISMEVADLANQCASLNHLANVTVREHQVEEAALVAVRCFKSIWSYQVLVPFLQVGLVDAAEAALFALEEGATVVSRKKLLRIVRLACLKARVIARLYPYLKGPALRVTARALALRKGPRAAEPVFLEAIAVLEKSPNRWETGVAYFDAAVALPHRRDAFLARARAIFTQVEAHAELRRMDRFQAAMQALLPGTAALPPLRAARGG; this is encoded by the coding sequence ATGTCCTCCACGCAGCCCATTGATCCGGTGGTCGCGGCGCTGGCGCCCTACATGCCGGCGGCCATCCTCGCGCGGCTCGGGAGCCATGAGGCGGATTCGCTGCCGCACGCGGAAGCCGTGCGGGGCGCCATCCTGCTGCTGGACATCGCGGGCTTCACGCCCATCGTGGTGGGGCTGAGCGGCGCGGGTCCGCGAGGCATCGACGCGCTCCAGCGGCTGCTCACGAACTACTACACGGAGATGATCGACGTGGTCCGCGACCACGGCGGGGACATCTACCAGTTCGCCGGAGACTCCATCCTCGCGTGCTTCGAGGCCGCGCCCGGCGAGGCGGACGCAGACGTCGTGCAGCGCGCGGCGGTGTGCGCGCTGGGCGTGCAGCGGCGGCTCGCGCGCTTCGCGCGGCTGGAGCTGTTGGGTCAGCGCTTCGGCGTGTCGTCGCGCATCGGCATCGGCTTTGGTGAGTCCACCCGCATCGTGATGGGGAGCACCGGCCTGTGGATGCACCCGGCGCTCGTGGGCGAGCCGCTGGCGCAGGCGGTGGGCGCGGAGAAGCAGGCCACGGTGTCGGAGGTGGTGCTCAGCCCCCGTGCGTGGGACGTGTTGCCGGAAGCCGCGCGAAGGGGGGAGCCCCGCGAGGGCGGCAACCACCGGCTGGCGCTCGACGCGCCGGTGGACTCCGTCAAGCGCCCGCTGCCGCCGCCCACGGGAGGGGCGGAGCTGGTGGGCCGGTGCGCGCTCCTGCTGCACCCGGTGCTCTTCACGAAGATCACCACCGCGCACCAGGAGTTCACCGGAGACTTCCGCGACGTCACCTGCTTCTTCGTGCGCTTCACGCATGCGACGTCGGACCACGACCCCGGCGCGTTCACCCGCGACCTCAACGCCTACTACGAGTTCGTCCAGCGCGAGAGCGCCCACCACGGCGGCGTGCTGCTGATGACGGACTTCACGGACAAGGGCAACGTGCTCTACGTCCTGTTCGGCGCGCCCACCGCCCAGCAGAACAAGGAGGTGCTGGCGTGCCGGCTGGCCTGCAAGCTGCTCAAGGCCCGGGAGTCGTTCCCGTTCCTGGACGAGCTGCAGATCGGCATCGCCACCGGCCACGCCTACTGCGGGGACATGGGCTCCCCGACGCGCAAGGGGTACTCGGCGCTGGGCGAGGTCGTGAACATGGCCGCGCGCTTGATGACGCACGGCGGACGCCAGAGCGGCGTGCACCTGTGCGCCAACACCCAGGCCCGCTCGCTGCAGGGCGGCTTCGCCACCGAGTTCGTGGAGGACGCGAAGCTCAAGGGCGTCTCGCGCACGGTGCCGGTGTACCGGCTGCTGGGGGAGACGCGCCGCGGCCTCTTCATCAAGGGCCGGGGCGACATCATCGGCCGCAGCCGTGAGCTGAACGTGCTGCATGAGGCGCTGAACGCGTCGTTCACCGGCCAGGGCCGCGTGTGCGTGGTGTCCGGCGAGGCCGGCATCGGCAAGTCACGGCTGGGCGCGCGCGTCCTGGAGGACGCGGAGGAGGGCGGCGCGCGGGCGCTGTACGGCGTCTGCTACTCCTACGAGATGTTCACCCCCTTCTTCCCCTGGAAGGAAGTGCTGCTCCAGGCCTTCGGGCTGCACGACTCGGATGACACGGAGGCGCAGCTGACGCGCCTGCGGCAGGGGCTGGACGGCCTGGAGGACGTGGGGCCGGAGTGGATGCCCGTGGTCGCGGGCATCCTGGGCATGTCCCTGGAGGAGACGTCCGTCACGGCGGGGATGGACGCGAGGCGCAAGCAGCAGAAGGTGTTCCAGATCGTCTTCCAGCTCCTGGAGAAGCTCAGCCACGCGCAGCCGCTGCTGCTCTTCTTCGAGGACCTGCACTGGGCGGACTACATCTCGTTGGACCTGCTCCAGCACCTCGCGGCGCGCGTGGGGTCGCACCGCATCATGGTGCTGGCGACGATGCGCCCGGGCGACCAGCTCAAGGGGCTGCGCGACACGCCCGAGTACTGTCCGGTGGACCTGAGCAGCCTGGACGACGAGGACACGCGAGCGCTCCTGCGCGTGCACCTGCGCTTGTCGCCGCCGGACGTGGCGCTGGAGGAGCGGCTGCTCGCGAAGGTGCAGGGCAACCCGTTCTTCATCGAGTCCATCGTGGAGGGCCTGGCGGAGCAGGGCTACCTGGGACCGGTGGAGCCCGGCGCGTCGCGGATGGAGGTGAAGCGCGGCCTGCAGGACCTGCTGCTCCCGGACTCCATCCAGGACGTGGTGCTGTCGCGCATCGACCTGCTGAGCGAGACGGAGAAGCTGGTGGTGAAGGTGGCGTCCGTCATCGGGCGCATCTTCACGCTGGACGCGGTGGCGGCGCTGGTGCCCTCCCTGGCCGGCCCGAGGCTCCGCGAGGCCATGGACACGCTCCGGCGCCTGGGCCTCACCCTCCTGGAGGCGGAGGAGCCCTACACCTGCCTCTTCAAGCACATCGTCATCCGCGACGTGGCCTACAACACGCTGCTGGTGTCGGCGCGCGAGGACCTGCACCGCCGGCTCGCGCGCTACCTGGAGGCCCGCGCGAGCGACAACCTCGCGGGCTCCGCGGGTCTGCTCGCGTTCCACTTCCTCGCGGGCAACGTGGAGGACAAGGGCCTGGAGTACACGCTGATGGCGGCCCGCAGCGCGCGGGCGCAGTACGCCAACGACGACGCCCTCTACCACTACAACCGGGGGTTGGAGCTCCTGGGCACCGTCGTGCCGGTGGACCCGGAGGCGATGCTGCTGAAGACGCGCCGGGTGATGCAGGAGCTGGCGGAGACGCTGCTCCAGGCGGGCCACTACGCCAACGCCATCCTGATGTTCGAGCAGTGCCTGGTGGACGAGGAGGAGGTGCCGCAGCAGGCGGAGCTGCACCTGGGCCTGGGCCGCGCGCACCAGGAGAAGGGCGAGTCCGCGCTGGCCACGCAGCACCTGGAGCAGTCGCTGGTCCTCCGAGGCCGCAGCCTCCCCGGGAACCTGGCCGCGCTGGGCGCGCGGACGCTGGGCAACCTGCTCCTCCGGGGGCTGGCCACGCTGATGCCGTTCGTGCTGCGGCCGCTGCCCGCGTCGCGGCTGGGCAACTACCTCCAGCAGCTGTCCACGCTCAACTCGCTCATCCGCATCTACTACTTCGCGGACATCACCAAGCTCACCTGGGCGACGCTGGTGTCCACCAACATGGCGGAGCGCTCGCGCAGCGACTACGCCATGAGCCTCGCCAGCGGCTATTACGGCACGCTGCTGTTCGGCGCGGGGTTGCTCAAGCGCGCGCGGCTGCACTGCGAGCGGGCGCTCACCTACGCACTGCGCTCCCGCGACCCCGTGGCGGAGGGGCTCGCGCTCAGCCGCCTGGGCATCCAGGCCTTCTTCGCCAACGAGCTGGAGCGCGCGCGGGAGTTCCAGGAGGAGGCCGTCTCCACGCTGCGCCAGGTGGGCGAGCGCTGGGAGCGCCAGACGTCCCTGATGATGCAGGCGACAGGGGAGTTCCTCCACTCGCGCTTCCGGACGGCGGAGTCGCTCTACGAGCAGATGGGGACCATTGGCCTGGAGCTCAACGCGCTGATGCACCAGGGCTGGGCGCACTCGTGGGCGCCCATGTGCCGCTACCTGCTGGGCGAAGGCGACGTCGGCGAGCTGTGCGCGGAGATGGAGCAGGGCCTGCGCATCAGCATGGAGGTGGCGGACCTGGCCAACCAGTGCGCGAGCCTCAACCACCTGGCCAACGTCACCGTGCGCGAGCACCAGGTGGAGGAGGCGGCGCTCGTCGCGGTGCGCTGCTTCAAGAGCATCTGGAGCTACCAGGTGCTGGTGCCCTTCCTCCAGGTGGGGCTGGTGGACGCGGCGGAGGCGGCCCTCTTCGCGCTGGAGGAGGGCGCCACGGTGGTGTCGCGCAAGAAGCTGCTGCGCATCGTGCGGCTGGCCTGCCTCAAGGCGCGCGTGATCGCCCGGCTGTACCCGTACCTCAAGGGCCCGGCGCTGCGCGTGACGGCGCGCGCCCTGGCCCTGCGCAAGGGCCCGAGGGCCGCGGAGCCGGTGTTCCTGGAGGCCATCGCCGTCCTGGAGAAGAGCCCCAACCGCTGGGAGACGGGCGTGGCCTACTTCGACGCGGCGGTGGCGCTGCCGCACCGGCGGGACGCGTTCCTGGCCCGCGCCCGGGCCATCTTCACGCAGGTGGAGGCCCACGCGGAGCTGCGCCGCATGGACCGCTTCCAGGCCGCGATGCAGGCCCTGCTGCCCGGCACCGCGGCGCTCCCGCCGCTCCGCGCCGCGCGGGGGGGGTGA